In one window of Juglans regia cultivar Chandler chromosome 3, Walnut 2.0, whole genome shotgun sequence DNA:
- the LOC109020833 gene encoding lactoylglutathione lyase GLX1-like isoform X1: MAEAEPVTVPNAELLEWPKKDKRRFLHAVYRVGDLDRAIKFYTECFGMKLLRKRDIPEEKYSNAFLGFGSEESNFVVELTYNYGVTSYDIGSGFGHFAIASQDVYKLVEDIRAKGGVITREPGPVKGGKSVIAFVKDPDGYVFELIQRGPTPEPLCQVMLRVGDLDRSIKFYEKALGMRVVKKVDRPEYKYTIAMLGYAEEHETTVLELTYNYGVTEYTKGNAYAQVAIGTDDVYKSAEVVSLVTQELGGKITRPAGPIPGLNTKITSFLDPDGWKTVLVDNEDFLKELHQ, encoded by the exons ATGGCTGAGGCTGAACCTGTAACTGTTCCTAATGCTGAGTTGCTTGAATGGCCTAAGAAGGATAAGCGCCGATTCCTCCATGCGGTCTATCGTGTTGGTGATCTTGACCGTGCAATCAA GTTTTATACTGAATGTTTTGGGATGAAGCTGCTGAGGAAAAGGGACATTCCTGAAGAGAAATACTCTAATGcttttcttgggtttggctCAGAAGAGTCTAATTTTGTTGTGGAATTGACGTACA ATTATGGTGTGACGTCATATGATATTGGATCTGGTTTTGGTCATTTTGCTATTGCATCTCAAGAT GTTTACAAATTGGTTGAAGACATCCGGGCTAAGGGTGGGGTTATCACTAGAGAGCCTGGTCCTGTTAAAGGTGGGAAAAGTGTCATTGCCTTTGTTAAGGACCCCGATGGTTATGTGTTTGAACTTATCCAAAGAGGCCCAACTCCTGAGCCACTCTGTCAAGTAATGCTTCGTGTTGGTGATTTGGATCGATCTATCAAGTTCTATGAAAAG GCCTTGGGAATGAGGGTGGTGAAGAAGGTTGATAGACCTGAATACAAG TACACCATAGCCATGTTGGGATATGCAGAAGAACATGAGACAACTGTTCTAGAATTGACTTACAATTATGGTGTGACCGAATATACCAAGGGAAATGCATATGCACAG GTTGCTATTGGCACTGATGATGTATACAAAAGTGCTGAGGTTGTCAGCCTGGTCACTCAAGAGCTTGGAGGAAAGATTACTCGACCAGCTGGGCCAATTCCAGGTCTCAATACCAAGATTACCTCTTTCCTAGATCCAGATGGCTGGAAAACT
- the LOC109020833 gene encoding lactoylglutathione lyase GLX1-like isoform X2, translating into MAEAEPVTVPNAELLEWPKKDKRRFLHAVYRVGDLDRAIKFYTECFGMKLLRKRDIPEEKYSNAFLGFGSEESNFVVELTYNYGVTSYDIGSGFGHFAIASQDVYKLVEDIRAKGGVITREPGPVKGGKSVIAFVKDPDGYVFELIQRGPTPEPLCQVMLRVGDLDRSIKFYEKALGMRVVKKVDRPEYKYTIAMLGYAEEHETTVLELTYNYGVTEYTKGNAYAQVAIGTDDVYKSAEVVSLVTQELGGKITRPAGPIPGLNTKITSFLDPDGWKTVLVDNEDFLKELHQ; encoded by the exons ATGGCTGAGGCTGAACCTGTAACTGTTCCTAATGCTGAGTTGCTTGAATGGCCTAAGAAGGATAAGCGCCGATTCCTCCATGCGGTCTATCGTGTTGGTGATCTTGACCGTGCAATCAAG ttttatactgaaTGTTTTGGGATGAAGCTGCTGAGGAAAAGGGACATTCCTGAAGAGAAATACTCTAATGCTTTTCTTGG gtttggctCAGAAGAGTCTAATTTTGTTGTGGAATTGACGTACA ATTATGGTGTGACGTCATATGATATTGGATCTGGTTTTGGTCATTTTGCTATTGCATCTCAAGAT GTTTACAAATTGGTTGAAGACATCCGGGCTAAGGGTGGGGTTATCACTAGAGAGCCTGGTCCTGTTAAAGGTGGGAAAAGTGTCATTGCCTTTGTTAAGGACCCCGATGGTTATGTGTTTGAACTTATCCAAAGAGGCCCAACTCCTGAGCCACTCTGTCAAGTAATGCTTCGTGTTGGTGATTTGGATCGATCTATCAAGTTCTATGAAAAG GCCTTGGGAATGAGGGTGGTGAAGAAGGTTGATAGACCTGAATACAAG TACACCATAGCCATGTTGGGATATGCAGAAGAACATGAGACAACTGTTCTAGAATTGACTTACAATTATGGTGTGACCGAATATACCAAGGGAAATGCATATGCACAG GTTGCTATTGGCACTGATGATGTATACAAAAGTGCTGAGGTTGTCAGCCTGGTCACTCAAGAGCTTGGAGGAAAGATTACTCGACCAGCTGGGCCAATTCCAGGTCTCAATACCAAGATTACCTCTTTCCTAGATCCAGATGGCTGGAAAACT